The Pseudomonas sp. R4-35-07 genome contains a region encoding:
- a CDS encoding DUF2970 domain-containing protein, protein MDDPQHKPPTFWQMLHSVLAAAFGVQSGKNRARDFTHGKPSHFVIMGIVFTAVFALTLFGIVKLVLHLAGV, encoded by the coding sequence ATGGACGACCCACAGCACAAACCGCCCACGTTCTGGCAGATGCTCCACAGCGTCTTGGCCGCCGCCTTTGGCGTGCAAAGCGGCAAGAACCGCGCCCGCGACTTCACCCACGGCAAGCCGAGCCACTTCGTGATAATGGGTATTGTATTCACGGCAGTGTTTGCGTTGACGCTGTTTGGCATTGTCAAGCTGGTGCTGCACCTGGCCGGGGTATGA
- a CDS encoding nitrite/sulfite reductase: MYVYDEYDQRIIEDRVKQFRDQTRRYLAGELSEEEFRPLRLQNGLYVQRFAPMLRVAVPYGQLTSRQTRMMAKIARDFDKGYAHISTRQNVQFNWPALEDVPDILAELATVQMHAIQTSGNCLRNVTTDQFAGVAFDEVIDPRPWCEIVRQWTTFHPEFAYLPRKFKIAINGSTSDRAAIEVHDIGLEPVHNAAGELGFRVLVGGGLGRTPVVGAFINEFLPWQDLLSYLDAILRVYNRYGRRDNKYKARIKILVKALTPEVFAQKVDAEMEHLRGGQTTLTEAEVQRVAKHFVDPQYKTLSNQDAELAALDQQHPGFARWRTRNTLAHKQPGYVAVTLSLKPTGVAPGDITDKQLDAVADLADRYSFGQLRTSHEQNIILADVEQSQLFTLWGELREGGFATPNIGLLTDIICCPGGDFCSLANAKSIPIAESIQRRFDDLDYLFDIGELDLNISGCMNACGHHHVGHIGILGVDKKGEEFYQVSLGGSANRDASLGKILGPSFAQEAMPEVIGKLIDVYIEQRTEDERFIDTYQRIGIDLFKERVYAANH, from the coding sequence ATGTACGTATACGACGAATACGATCAGCGCATCATCGAGGACCGCGTCAAGCAGTTCCGTGATCAGACCCGACGCTACTTAGCAGGTGAACTGAGCGAAGAAGAGTTCCGCCCTCTGCGCCTGCAAAATGGCCTTTATGTTCAGCGCTTTGCGCCGATGCTGCGGGTGGCTGTGCCCTATGGCCAGCTGACCTCGCGCCAGACGCGCATGATGGCCAAGATCGCCCGCGACTTCGACAAAGGCTACGCCCACATCAGTACCCGCCAGAACGTGCAGTTCAACTGGCCGGCGCTGGAGGACGTGCCGGACATCCTCGCTGAACTGGCGACCGTGCAGATGCACGCCATTCAGACCAGCGGTAACTGCCTGCGCAACGTGACCACCGACCAATTCGCCGGCGTCGCCTTCGATGAAGTGATCGATCCGCGTCCCTGGTGTGAAATCGTGCGTCAATGGACCACCTTCCACCCCGAATTCGCCTACCTGCCGCGCAAGTTCAAGATCGCCATCAATGGCTCGACGTCGGACCGCGCTGCCATCGAAGTGCACGACATCGGCCTGGAGCCGGTGCATAACGCCGCCGGCGAGCTGGGTTTCCGGGTGTTGGTGGGTGGCGGCCTGGGGCGTACCCCGGTGGTCGGCGCCTTCATCAACGAGTTCCTGCCGTGGCAGGACCTGCTGAGCTACCTCGACGCGATCCTGCGGGTTTACAACCGTTATGGTCGCCGCGACAACAAGTACAAGGCCCGGATCAAAATCCTGGTCAAGGCGCTGACCCCTGAGGTGTTCGCGCAGAAAGTCGACGCCGAGATGGAACACCTGCGCGGCGGCCAGACGACCTTGACCGAAGCCGAAGTGCAGCGCGTGGCCAAGCACTTCGTCGACCCCCAATACAAAACCCTGAGCAATCAGGACGCCGAGCTCGCGGCGCTCGACCAGCAGCATCCGGGCTTCGCCCGCTGGCGCACGCGCAATACCCTGGCGCATAAACAACCGGGCTATGTGGCGGTGACCCTGTCGCTCAAACCCACCGGCGTGGCACCAGGCGACATCACCGACAAGCAGCTGGACGCCGTCGCCGACCTGGCCGACCGCTACAGCTTCGGCCAGCTGCGCACCTCCCATGAGCAGAACATCATTCTCGCGGACGTCGAGCAGAGCCAACTGTTCACCCTGTGGGGCGAACTGCGCGAAGGCGGTTTCGCCACGCCGAACATCGGGCTGTTGACCGACATCATCTGCTGCCCGGGCGGCGACTTCTGCTCCCTGGCCAACGCCAAGTCGATCCCGATCGCCGAATCGATCCAGCGCCGTTTCGACGACCTGGACTACCTGTTCGACATCGGCGAGCTGGACCTGAACATCTCCGGGTGCATGAACGCCTGTGGCCACCACCATGTCGGCCACATCGGCATCCTGGGCGTGGACAAGAAAGGCGAAGAATTCTACCAAGTGTCCCTGGGTGGCAGCGCCAACCGTGATGCGAGCCTGGGCAAGATCCTTGGCCCGTCCTTCGCCCAGGAAGCCATGCCCGAGGTGATCGGCAAGCTGATCGACGTGTACATCGAACAGCGCACCGAAGATGAGCGTTTCATCGACACCTACCAGCGCATCGGCATTGACCTGTTCAAGGAGCGCGTCTATGCAGCGAATCATTAA
- a CDS encoding DUF934 domain-containing protein — MQRIIKHNEVVDETWHLLPKDASFDGISNCDDLIVPLALWREHGHALKARDGGLGVWLDADEEAEEIGDDVEHFQVIALNFPAFTDGRNYSNARLLRDRYGYKGELRAIGDVLRDQLFYLRRCGFDAFALRPDKDPYEALESLKDFSVTYQAATDEPLPLFRRR, encoded by the coding sequence ATGCAGCGAATCATTAAGCACAACGAAGTCGTCGACGAAACCTGGCACCTGCTGCCCAAGGACGCAAGCTTCGACGGCATTTCCAACTGCGACGACCTGATCGTCCCATTGGCCCTGTGGCGCGAACACGGCCATGCCCTCAAGGCCCGCGACGGCGGCCTGGGCGTGTGGCTGGACGCCGATGAAGAAGCCGAAGAGATCGGTGATGACGTGGAGCATTTCCAAGTCATCGCCCTGAACTTCCCAGCCTTCACCGACGGACGCAACTACTCCAACGCCCGCCTGCTGCGTGATCGCTATGGTTACAAGGGCGAACTGCGGGCGATTGGCGACGTGCTGCGCGACCAGCTGTTCTACCTGCGCCGCTGCGGCTTCGATGCCTTCGCCTTGCGCCCCGACAAAGACCCGTACGAAGCGCTGGAAAGCCTTAAAGACTTTTCGGTGACGTACCAGGCTGCAACGGATGAGCCGCTACCGCTATTCCGACGCCGCTGA
- a CDS encoding MerR family transcriptional regulator, giving the protein MNIGELVKQSGLAASRIRFYEAEGLISQVGRQANGYRRYAPEALQTLQLIQSAQQAGFTLQELKALMPAPGEHRRDELIEALERKVAQIEVMQAQLAHSKAQLSGVIDAVRAQPDDVPCSMGQKQVLASIKLQS; this is encoded by the coding sequence ATGAATATTGGTGAGCTGGTAAAACAGAGCGGGTTGGCGGCGTCGCGTATCCGCTTTTACGAGGCCGAGGGCTTGATCAGCCAGGTGGGACGCCAAGCCAATGGGTATCGGCGTTATGCACCCGAGGCGCTGCAGACGCTGCAATTGATCCAGAGCGCGCAACAGGCCGGGTTTACCCTGCAGGAACTCAAGGCATTGATGCCGGCGCCGGGGGAGCACAGGCGCGATGAGTTGATCGAGGCGTTGGAGCGCAAAGTGGCCCAGATCGAGGTGATGCAGGCGCAGTTGGCCCACAGCAAGGCGCAATTATCAGGCGTGATCGATGCGGTGCGGGCGCAGCCAGACGATGTACCGTGCTCCATGGGGCAGAAGCAAGTGCTGGCGTCGATTAAACTGCAATCTTGA
- a CDS encoding NADH:flavin oxidoreductase/NADH oxidase family protein, with amino-acid sequence MSPFEALQLPNGQVISNRIAKAAMEENMADFNQAPSRELKQLYTTWAEGEPGLLLTGNVMIDRRALTGPGGVALEDEQHLDSFREWADVARSKAVHFWMQLSHPGRQTMANLGQQALAPSAIALDLGGFSKLFAQPRAMTEDDIQDVIKRFATSARLAEKAGFTGVQVHGAHGYLLSQFLSPLTNQRTDRWGGPLENRARLLLEVIRAVRASVSPAFCVAVKLNSADFQRGGFDEADARAVVEMLNALPIDLLELSGGSYEAPAMQGDARDGRTLAREAYFLEFAKDLATIARMPVMVTGGIRRLAIVQHVLDSGIAMAGIATALTLEPQLIKHWRDGRELNPQLKPITWQRKTLAALALVAVVRHQMRRLSRGRLPSLNVIPWWALVRDQWFLARRTRQYRAAMTQSSH; translated from the coding sequence ATGTCACCCTTTGAAGCCTTGCAACTGCCCAACGGCCAGGTTATTTCCAACCGCATTGCCAAGGCAGCGATGGAAGAAAACATGGCCGATTTCAATCAGGCACCCTCCCGTGAATTGAAGCAGCTGTACACGACCTGGGCCGAGGGTGAACCCGGCTTGCTGCTCACCGGTAACGTCATGATCGACCGCCGTGCCCTGACCGGCCCAGGCGGTGTTGCCTTGGAGGACGAGCAGCACCTGGACAGCTTTCGCGAGTGGGCCGATGTGGCACGGAGCAAGGCTGTGCACTTCTGGATGCAGCTCAGCCACCCAGGACGCCAGACCATGGCCAACCTGGGCCAGCAAGCGCTGGCACCCTCGGCCATCGCCTTGGACCTCGGCGGCTTTTCGAAGCTGTTCGCCCAACCCAGGGCCATGACCGAAGACGACATTCAAGACGTAATCAAACGCTTCGCCACCAGTGCCCGCCTGGCCGAGAAAGCAGGATTTACCGGTGTGCAGGTCCATGGCGCCCATGGTTACTTGCTCAGCCAATTTCTGTCGCCCTTGACTAACCAACGCACCGACCGCTGGGGCGGCCCACTAGAAAACCGCGCGCGCCTGCTGCTGGAAGTGATCCGCGCCGTGCGCGCCAGCGTCAGCCCGGCATTTTGCGTGGCGGTCAAACTCAATTCGGCCGACTTCCAGCGCGGCGGCTTCGATGAAGCCGATGCGCGTGCGGTGGTCGAGATGCTCAACGCATTGCCGATCGACTTGCTCGAATTATCCGGCGGCAGCTACGAGGCACCCGCGATGCAAGGCGACGCTCGCGATGGCCGCACACTGGCCCGCGAAGCCTACTTCCTGGAATTCGCCAAAGACCTGGCAACCATCGCCCGGATGCCGGTAATGGTCACCGGCGGCATCCGTCGTCTGGCCATCGTGCAGCACGTACTGGACAGCGGCATCGCCATGGCCGGCATCGCCACCGCCCTGACCCTGGAACCGCAACTGATCAAACACTGGCGCGACGGTCGCGAGCTCAATCCGCAGCTCAAACCGATCACTTGGCAGCGCAAGACACTGGCGGCCCTTGCGCTGGTGGCTGTGGTGCGCCACCAGATGCGCCGCCTGAGCCGCGGCCGCCTGCCCAGCCTCAACGTCATTCCCTGGTGGGCGCTGGTGCGTGACCAATGGTTCCTCGCTCGCCGCACGCGCCAATACCGCGCGGCCATGACGCAATCTTCACATTAG
- the poxB gene encoding ubiquinone-dependent pyruvate dehydrogenase, with the protein MAKINLAQQLATTLEQAGIKRIWGLTGDSLNGLTDALRSMDSIEWMHVRHEEVAAFAAGAEAAATGELTVCAGSCGPGNLHLINGLFDCHRNHVPVLAIAAQIPSSEIGLNYFQETHPQELFKECSHFIELVSNPEQMPQVLHRAMRSAILNRGVAVVVIPGDVSLLEVEDKLKPWPALHAPRTLPAEADLQRLSEILQRSEKVTLLCGSGCAGAHDQVVALADALGAPVVHALRGKEHVEWDNPFDVGMTGLIGFSSGYHAMLDCDTLIMLGTDFPYRQFYPTDATIVQVDRDPQALGRRTTLDLGIAADVSETLDALLPRLTRKTDRSFLETSLKHYEKARQGLDDLAQPSKADRPIHPQYVARLLSELADDDAIFTADVGSPTVWAARYLKMNGKRRLIGSFNHGSMANAMPQAIGAQAAFPGRQVISMSGDGGFTMLMGDFISLAQLNLPVKLIVFNNASLGFVAMEMKAAGYLDTGTELKNPDFAAMSNAMGILGIRVEQSEDLEPALRRALAHDGPVLVDVVTATQELVMPPSIKLEQAKGFSLYMLKAVMSGRGDEVIELARTNWLR; encoded by the coding sequence ATGGCGAAAATCAACCTGGCCCAGCAGTTGGCAACCACCCTTGAACAGGCAGGTATCAAGCGCATCTGGGGTCTGACCGGCGACAGCCTCAATGGCCTCACCGACGCCCTGCGCAGCATGGACAGCATCGAGTGGATGCATGTGCGCCACGAAGAAGTGGCCGCGTTCGCTGCCGGCGCCGAAGCCGCTGCCACCGGTGAGCTGACGGTGTGCGCCGGCAGTTGCGGGCCGGGTAACCTGCACTTGATCAATGGGTTGTTCGATTGCCATCGCAACCATGTGCCGGTTCTGGCGATTGCCGCGCAAATTCCGTCCTCGGAGATCGGCCTGAACTACTTCCAGGAAACCCATCCCCAGGAGCTGTTCAAGGAGTGCAGCCACTTTATCGAGCTGGTGAGCAACCCCGAGCAGATGCCCCAGGTGCTGCATCGCGCCATGCGTTCGGCGATCCTCAATCGGGGCGTGGCGGTGGTGGTGATCCCCGGGGATGTCTCGCTGCTGGAAGTGGAGGACAAGCTCAAGCCCTGGCCGGCGCTGCATGCACCGCGCACCTTGCCGGCAGAGGCCGATCTGCAGCGGCTGAGCGAGATCCTCCAGCGCAGTGAAAAAGTCACCCTGTTGTGCGGCAGCGGTTGCGCCGGCGCCCATGACCAAGTGGTCGCGCTGGCCGATGCCCTCGGCGCGCCGGTGGTGCACGCGCTGCGCGGCAAGGAGCATGTGGAGTGGGACAACCCGTTCGACGTCGGCATGACCGGCCTGATCGGGTTCAGCTCCGGTTACCACGCCATGCTCGATTGCGACACCCTGATCATGCTCGGCACGGACTTCCCCTACCGCCAGTTCTACCCGACCGACGCGACGATCGTTCAGGTCGACCGCGACCCCCAGGCCCTGGGACGACGTACGACCCTGGACCTGGGCATCGCCGCCGATGTCAGTGAAACCCTCGATGCGTTGCTGCCACGCCTGACCCGCAAGACGGATCGCAGCTTTCTCGAAACCTCGTTGAAGCATTACGAAAAAGCCCGCCAGGGTCTGGATGACCTGGCGCAACCGTCCAAGGCAGATCGGCCGATCCACCCCCAATACGTGGCACGCCTGCTCAGCGAGCTGGCCGATGACGACGCGATCTTCACCGCCGATGTCGGCTCACCGACCGTATGGGCCGCGCGCTATTTGAAAATGAACGGCAAGCGCCGGCTGATCGGCTCGTTCAACCACGGTTCGATGGCCAACGCCATGCCCCAGGCCATCGGCGCACAGGCGGCATTCCCTGGGCGCCAGGTGATCTCGATGTCTGGCGACGGCGGTTTCACCATGTTGATGGGGGATTTCATTTCTCTGGCGCAATTGAACCTGCCAGTGAAACTGATCGTGTTCAATAACGCGTCACTGGGTTTCGTCGCGATGGAGATGAAGGCGGCAGGCTACCTGGACACCGGAACCGAGCTGAAAAACCCGGACTTTGCGGCCATGTCCAACGCCATGGGCATCCTGGGGATCCGTGTGGAGCAATCCGAAGACCTGGAGCCGGCCCTGCGCCGCGCTCTGGCCCACGACGGCCCGGTGCTGGTGGATGTGGTCACCGCGACTCAAGAGCTGGTGATGCCGCCGAGCATCAAGCTGGAACAGGCCAAGGGGTTCAGCCTGTATATGCTCAAGGCCGTGATGAGCGGGCGTGGCGATGAAGTGATCGAGCTGGCACGCACCAACTGGCTACGATGA
- a CDS encoding NADPH-dependent FMN reductase, with the protein MSKVYTIAVLVGSLRKESINRKVALALAELAPANLKLNIVEIGDLPLYNEDIEGAAAPEAYSTFRKQVSSSDAVLFVTPEYNRSVPAPLKNAIDVGSRPYGQSVWGAKPGAIISVSPGAIGGFGANHHLRQSLVFLDVWCMQTPEAYLGGAGSVFDEAGKLSEKTRPFLQAFIDAFGQWVEKQKG; encoded by the coding sequence ATGAGCAAGGTCTACACGATTGCCGTCCTGGTTGGCAGCCTGAGAAAAGAGTCGATCAACCGCAAGGTCGCCCTGGCATTGGCCGAACTGGCCCCCGCCAACCTCAAGTTGAATATTGTCGAGATCGGCGATCTGCCGCTCTACAACGAGGACATTGAAGGTGCGGCAGCGCCCGAAGCCTACAGTACTTTCCGCAAACAGGTGAGTTCATCCGACGCAGTGCTGTTCGTGACCCCGGAATACAACCGTTCCGTGCCCGCGCCGTTGAAGAATGCCATCGACGTAGGCTCCCGCCCTTATGGGCAGAGTGTCTGGGGCGCCAAGCCGGGGGCGATCATCAGCGTGTCGCCGGGCGCCATTGGAGGCTTTGGGGCCAACCATCACCTGCGCCAGTCTTTGGTGTTTCTGGATGTGTGGTGCATGCAAACGCCGGAAGCCTACCTGGGCGGCGCGGGCAGTGTGTTCGACGAGGCGGGCAAGCTATCGGAGAAGACCAGGCCGTTCCTGCAGGCATTTATCGATGCATTCGGCCAGTGGGTCGAAAAACAAAAGGGCTGA
- a CDS encoding LysR substrate-binding domain-containing protein, with protein MRLRHIEVIQAILQTGHLGTAAEWLQLPVGEVDATLKDAELQLGFMLFASVRGRLQATRETLELQAQIAPLYDALEPIQRLASRLKHHHAPTLRVLCTPPLANQLLPQSIALLRRRFQDTPCNLSSQPTREIVRRLLLHETDVGLSLHDPQHPHIQSRVLAQGKLQLLAPHGWLKPKQKYSALQDLAGQSMIGLEGHDPLSRLLDAKLLALRPLPVVQTRVQTYQMMRSMVEAGEGLAVVDPFTAFGARDAGLDVCPISPPISVNLYALTLQDGAASPALNALLEIVTQKAENLLSNDTKAQ; from the coding sequence ATGCGTTTACGTCATATCGAAGTGATTCAGGCCATCTTGCAGACCGGACACCTCGGCACGGCCGCCGAGTGGTTGCAACTCCCCGTGGGCGAGGTAGACGCCACGCTCAAGGATGCCGAACTGCAATTGGGCTTCATGCTGTTTGCCAGTGTCCGCGGGCGCCTGCAAGCCACCCGTGAAACCCTGGAGCTGCAAGCGCAAATCGCCCCCCTGTACGACGCGCTTGAGCCGATACAGCGCCTGGCCAGCCGCTTGAAACACCATCACGCGCCGACCTTGCGTGTGCTGTGCACCCCACCGCTGGCCAACCAATTACTACCCCAGAGCATCGCCCTGCTGCGCCGACGGTTCCAGGATACGCCGTGCAACCTGTCGAGCCAGCCGACCCGGGAGATCGTCAGGCGCCTGTTGCTGCATGAGACCGATGTGGGCCTGAGCCTGCATGACCCGCAACACCCACACATTCAGAGTCGCGTGCTGGCCCAAGGCAAACTCCAATTGCTCGCCCCCCACGGCTGGCTGAAACCCAAGCAGAAGTACAGTGCGCTGCAGGATCTGGCGGGGCAGTCGATGATTGGCCTGGAGGGCCACGACCCGTTGAGCCGTCTGCTGGACGCCAAGCTGCTAGCTTTGCGCCCGCTGCCGGTGGTGCAGACGCGGGTACAGACGTACCAGATGATGCGCAGCATGGTGGAGGCGGGAGAAGGCCTGGCGGTGGTCGACCCGTTCACCGCCTTCGGTGCGCGGGACGCGGGGCTGGATGTGTGCCCGATATCACCCCCGATCAGCGTCAACCTGTATGCATTGACCCTGCAGGACGGGGCCGCTTCACCGGCCCTGAATGCACTGCTGGAGATCGTCACGCAAAAGGCCGAAAACCTGCTGTCCAACGACACCAAGGCGCAGTAG
- a CDS encoding GNAT family N-acetyltransferase: MQAVMNPKYPGLSVRVADEGFDAYVWGNDFSFEVSAYGVPQMGKRVDQWPVERILPYRKCYGIDPEEFASFRNATDSAVFMAYLDDRAVGHVVISTNWNGFAHVDELAVALPARRHGVAKALLDVAQFWARKKNLPGMMLETQNNNLGACRLYERSGYVMGGIDQLRYRGIDPQTREVAIFWYRLFKSEVESI, encoded by the coding sequence ATGCAAGCTGTCATGAACCCGAAGTATCCAGGGCTCAGTGTGCGAGTCGCCGACGAAGGCTTCGACGCTTACGTATGGGGCAACGACTTCAGTTTTGAGGTCAGTGCCTATGGTGTGCCGCAGATGGGCAAGCGGGTCGATCAATGGCCGGTGGAGCGCATCCTGCCGTACCGCAAGTGTTACGGCATCGACCCTGAAGAATTCGCCAGCTTTCGCAATGCGACTGACAGCGCGGTCTTCATGGCGTATCTGGATGATCGCGCGGTGGGCCACGTCGTGATCAGTACCAACTGGAACGGTTTTGCCCATGTCGACGAGCTGGCGGTGGCGCTGCCTGCGCGGCGTCACGGTGTCGCCAAGGCGCTGTTGGACGTGGCGCAGTTCTGGGCACGCAAGAAGAACCTGCCGGGCATGATGCTGGAAACCCAGAACAACAACCTCGGTGCCTGTCGCCTGTATGAACGTAGCGGGTACGTGATGGGGGGTATCGATCAACTGCGCTATCGCGGCATCGACCCGCAAACCCGCGAAGTGGCGATTTTCTGGTATCGGCTGTTCAAGAGCGAAGTCGAATCGATCTGA
- a CDS encoding Orn/Lys/Arg decarboxylase N-terminal domain-containing protein, translated as MYKDLKFPVLIVHRDIKADTVAGDRVRGIARELEQEGFSIFSAVDYAEGRLVAATHHGLACMLIAAEGAGENTHLLQNMVELIRLARVRAPNLPIFALGEQVTLENAPADAMSELNQLRGILYLFEDTVPFLARQVARAARAYLDGLLPPFFKALVQHTADSNYSWHTPGHGGGVAYRKSPVGQAFHQFFGENTLRSDLSVSVPELGSLLDHTGPLAEAEARAARNFGADHTFFVINGTSTANKIVWHSMVGRDDLVLVDRNCHKSVLHSIIMTGAIPLYLCPERNELGIIGPIPLSEFSADSIRAKIDASPLTHGRPAKVKLAVVTNSTYDGLCYNAELIKQQLGNSVEVLHFDEAWYAYAAFHEFFAGRYGMGTSRTPDSPLVFTTHSTHKLLAAFSQASMIHVQDGGARQLDRDRFNEAFMMHISTSPQYSIIASLDVASAMMEGPAGRSLLQEMFDEALSFRRALANLRQHIAADDWWFSIWQPPSVAGIDRVVTADWLLHPQDDWHGFGDVAEDYVLLDPIKVTLVMPGLTAGGALSDRGIPAAVVSKFLWERGLVVEKTGLYSFLVLFSMGITKGKWSTLLTELLEFKRSYDANTSLASCLPSVYAQGAIRYQGLGLRDLCDQLHSCYRSNATARHLKRMYTVLPEIAMKPADAYDQLVRGEVEAVSIDALPGRIAAVMLVPYPPGIPLIMPGERFTESTRSIIDYLAFARTFDSSFPGFVADVHGLQHEDDGSGRCYTVDCIKG; from the coding sequence ATGTACAAAGACCTGAAGTTTCCCGTCCTTATCGTGCACCGCGACATTAAGGCCGACACCGTTGCCGGTGACCGGGTTCGAGGCATCGCCAGGGAGTTGGAGCAGGAGGGCTTCAGTATCTTTTCCGCCGTGGACTATGCCGAAGGGCGACTGGTGGCGGCCACCCACCACGGCCTTGCCTGCATGCTGATCGCCGCCGAGGGCGCCGGGGAAAATACCCATTTGCTGCAAAACATGGTCGAGCTGATCCGCCTGGCGCGGGTGAGGGCGCCCAACCTGCCGATCTTCGCGCTGGGCGAGCAAGTCACCCTAGAAAACGCCCCGGCGGATGCCATGAGCGAACTCAACCAGTTGCGCGGCATCCTGTATCTGTTCGAAGACACCGTACCGTTTCTCGCGCGCCAGGTCGCGCGTGCGGCGCGCGCCTACCTCGATGGCTTGTTGCCGCCGTTCTTCAAGGCCCTGGTGCAACACACCGCCGACTCCAATTACTCCTGGCACACCCCGGGCCACGGCGGTGGCGTGGCGTATCGCAAAAGCCCGGTGGGGCAGGCGTTTCACCAGTTCTTCGGGGAAAATACGTTGCGTTCGGACTTGTCTGTCTCGGTCCCCGAGCTGGGCTCGCTGCTCGATCACACCGGACCGCTGGCGGAAGCCGAAGCCCGCGCGGCACGCAATTTTGGCGCTGACCACACGTTTTTCGTGATCAACGGCACCTCCACCGCCAACAAGATCGTCTGGCACTCCATGGTCGGTCGCGATGACCTGGTCCTGGTCGACCGCAATTGCCACAAGTCGGTACTGCATTCGATCATCATGACCGGCGCGATCCCGTTGTACCTGTGCCCGGAGCGCAACGAGCTGGGGATCATCGGCCCCATCCCCTTGAGCGAATTCAGCGCCGACTCGATCCGCGCCAAGATCGACGCCAGCCCTCTGACCCATGGACGCCCGGCGAAGGTAAAGCTGGCGGTGGTCACCAACTCCACCTACGACGGCCTGTGCTACAACGCCGAGCTGATCAAGCAGCAACTGGGTAACAGCGTCGAGGTGCTGCACTTCGATGAGGCCTGGTATGCCTACGCGGCGTTCCACGAGTTTTTCGCCGGGCGCTACGGCATGGGCACCTCGCGCACGCCGGACAGCCCGCTGGTGTTCACTACGCACTCCACCCACAAGCTGCTTGCGGCCTTCAGCCAGGCGTCGATGATTCACGTGCAGGACGGCGGTGCGCGGCAACTGGACCGTGACCGCTTCAACGAAGCGTTCATGATGCATATTTCCACCTCGCCGCAATACAGCATCATCGCCTCCCTGGACGTGGCCTCAGCGATGATGGAAGGCCCGGCGGGTCGCTCGCTGTTGCAGGAAATGTTCGATGAGGCCCTGAGTTTCCGCCGTGCGCTGGCCAACCTGCGTCAGCATATCGCCGCTGATGACTGGTGGTTTTCCATCTGGCAGCCGCCGTCGGTGGCCGGTATCGACCGGGTCGTCACCGCGGACTGGCTGCTGCACCCTCAGGATGACTGGCATGGTTTTGGCGACGTGGCTGAAGATTATGTGCTGCTGGACCCGATCAAAGTCACCCTGGTAATGCCTGGCCTCACCGCCGGTGGTGCCTTGAGCGATCGCGGGATTCCCGCCGCCGTGGTCAGCAAGTTTCTCTGGGAGCGCGGCCTGGTGGTGGAAAAGACCGGGCTGTATTCTTTCCTCGTGCTGTTTTCCATGGGCATTACCAAAGGCAAATGGAGTACCTTGCTCACCGAGTTGCTGGAATTCAAACGCAGCTATGATGCCAATACCAGCCTGGCCAGTTGCCTGCCCTCGGTATATGCCCAGGGGGCGATACGTTATCAGGGCTTGGGGTTGCGTGACCTGTGCGACCAGTTGCACAGTTGTTATCGCAGCAACGCGACGGCCAGGCATCTGAAGCGCATGTATACGGTGTTGCCGGAGATTGCGATGAAGCCGGCCGATGCCTACGACCAGTTGGTCAGGGGCGAAGTGGAAGCGGTATCCATCGATGCCTTGCCAGGACGCATCGCAGCCGTGATGCTGGTGCCGTATCCGCCGGGTATCCCGCTGATCATGCCGGGCGAGCGCTTTACCGAGTCAACCCGTTCGATCATCGACTATCTGGCGTTTGCCCGGACGTTCGATAGCAGTTTTCCCGGTTTTGTCGCCGATGTGCATGGGTTGCAACACGAAGATGACGGCAGTGGTCGTTGTTACACCGTCGATTGCATCAAAGGTTAA
- the pnuC gene encoding nicotinamide riboside transporter PnuC: MSGLELFAAALGVIAVWLTVKQNPWCWPIGLVMVLLYTWVFFEVKLYSDMLLQGVYAVLQVYGWWQWTRAGTVKQGRQVSSLGWPAILTALAVGAVFSLLLGAAMAHWTDAAQPWLDAALTGFSLVAQLWMAQKRVQCWPLWIVVDVIFVGLFLYKGLYLTAALYALFTVIAVQGWREWRADPALHA; encoded by the coding sequence ATGTCCGGGCTTGAACTGTTCGCCGCCGCCCTGGGGGTGATCGCTGTGTGGCTGACGGTCAAGCAAAATCCCTGGTGCTGGCCTATCGGCCTGGTGATGGTGTTGCTCTACACCTGGGTGTTCTTTGAGGTGAAGCTGTATTCCGACATGCTGCTGCAGGGAGTCTACGCCGTGCTGCAAGTCTACGGCTGGTGGCAATGGACCCGCGCCGGCACGGTCAAGCAAGGCCGTCAGGTCAGCAGCCTGGGCTGGCCGGCCATCTTGACCGCCCTGGCCGTCGGCGCGGTGTTCAGCCTGCTGCTCGGCGCCGCCATGGCCCACTGGACCGACGCCGCTCAACCCTGGCTCGACGCGGCCCTGACGGGTTTCAGCCTGGTAGCGCAGTTGTGGATGGCGCAAAAACGCGTGCAGTGCTGGCCGCTGTGGATCGTGGTGGATGTGATTTTCGTCGGGCTATTCCTCTACAAAGGCCTCTACCTCACCGCCGCGCTCTACGCACTGTTCACCGTGATTGCCGTGCAAGGCTGGCGTGAATGGCGCGCCGACCCGGCGTTGCACGCATGA